GCAATACAATGTGGGCGGCGTTATCCTTTTTGACTACGACGTGGCACTCAAGAGCAAGGAGCGGAACATCCGCGACCGTGCTCAGGTAAAGGCGCTTACGACATCGCTGCAACAGGCGGCCCGCATGCCCCTGTTCATCGCCATAGATCAGGAAGGTGGCCGTGTGGCCCGCCTGAAGGCTGCACATGGTTTTCCTGCTACACCTTCCGCCGCCGTGCTCGGTAACGGTACGGTAGAGGCAACACGCAAGGCCGGAGAAACCGTCGGCCGCATGCTGGCCGAGGTGGGGGTGAACTGGGATTATGCGCCCGTGCTGGATGTGAATGTGAATCCGGATTGTCCCGTCATCGGCAAGCTTGGCCGCAGTTTTTCCGCCGACCCCAAGGTGGTGGCCGAACATGGTGCCGCCTTTGCCGAAGGGCTGAATGCCCACGGCGTTATCGCCTGCCTCAAGCATTTTCCCGGTCATGGCAGTTCGGCTGCTGATTCGCATCTCGGTGTGACGGACATAACCTCCACATGGTCCTTCAAGGAATTGAAACCCTTCAAGACCGTGCTTGAGCAGGGAGCCCGCAACGGGCTGCGCACGGCGGTCATGACGGGCCATCTGTTCAACGCCCGTCTGGATGCCGAGTATCCCGCCACCCTTTCCCGCAGCATTATCGGGGGCATTTTGCGCGAGCAGATGCGGTACGACGGGGTGATCATTACCGACGATATGCAGATGAAGGCCATTGCCGATGCCTACGGGCTTGAAGAGGCCGTGGAACGCGCCATTCATGCAGGGGCAGACATGCTGCTCTTCGGCAACAATATCAGTTACGATGCTGACATTGTCCCCAAGGTGACACGCATCATCCTGCGGCTGGTGGATACAAAACGGATTTCGCGACAGAGGGTGCAGCGTTCATACGAGCGCATCCAGTCCCTCAAGGCAGGTATGCAGTAAAAGAAAAGGCGGTGTTAAACACCGCCTCAGGGTAATGACAAACCTTCGTTTTCAGTAAACTCATATTCCTGTTAAGCCGGAACTGAGGTCCAAAAACGGATTTTCATCGCTTATACGAGGTGCAGGAACGTTAGGTTCCTGCCCGGCGGAGCCAAAAAATACCAGAAATGACTTTGTCAGCAGTCTGAGGCGGTGCTAAACACCGCCTTTGTTATGTCATTTGTTCATCAGCTGACGCAGTTTTTCCCGCTCATTCCAGAACTTGTGGAAGAATTTGACGTCATTGCCCAGAATGTTGCCCAGTTGATTCATGCTTTGCGCCTGAATGAAGTTCTTGCCCGTATTCTGGTGGTGCACGCAGGTGACATGGCCGCAGTAGAGAATCTCGTATCCCTTGAGTGCCAGATCAAAATCGTGGGCCACGTCATCCATCTGGCTTGGCGAGAAGCGCAGGTCGAAGGTAGGGCAGTCCAGAAGCGCCTGTCTGCGGAAGACATGGCAGCATCCCATGACATTGGCAGTCGGGCGTATGAAATCGTACAGCCCCGTATCGTGCTTCATGGGAGGGGTATCAAGGCTTATTCTGATCAGGTCGTCACGCACGACTGAAGGGGTTCTGTAGAGATACTGGTAGCGTCTGGGAGTGCCGGGGTTAACTATCTTGCAACCGGCAACACCTGCCTTGGGGTGCGCTTCCAAAACTGTCATCAGCGAGGCGAGCCAGTTTTCTTCCACATCGACATCATCATCGAGAAATGCCGTGTAATCTGCTTCTCTGGTGCCGGGCAAGGCAACCAGCCAGTTACGGGCTGCCGGAGCGCCTACGTTGACTGGCAGGGATATGATTTCCAGCCTGTCCGGGAACAATGTGTCGCGTATGCCGGTCACCCTTTCGAGAGAATCGTCCGTGCAGCCGTTCAGCAGTACTGTTATGCGGGCGTTGCCGATATTGGTTCCTGCGAGGCTGCGGAGTGTTTTCTCGAGAAAATCGGCCTTGTTCCATGAATACAGATAAATATTGATTTTGCGGCTTTCAAGAAGCTGCCTATCGGGAACGAAGGACTCTGAAAGCGCCTCAAGCCTGTAGCGGACAGGAATCTGGCGGGGGTCTTTCTTGAGGGACCGCATGTAGAGGGAGGAAGCTGTGCCACGGTCACCCTCAGCATACATGGCTTCTGCAGCCAGGTTGAGCGTGTGGGAGCCAAGAGAATTCTTGTCCATCTTCTCCCATATCTCCATGGCCTGTTC
This region of Desulfovibrio subterraneus genomic DNA includes:
- a CDS encoding glycosyltransferase, which translates into the protein MPSPLAWVTPGLHQELAHLTLDEVCAHLANYSGNFTLDDVAAIAYINRLFSDENISTHAGAKSALLQCTAVTAQFAPLDESVLQLLDHITPSDELKKRISLLKRIAPPQDLRQRAQNHFSISNNAQGERLALQILKELPACIWAAVALLRGDYDEGRMPGGWLASFKCIPPLEPFWQQILFNHYAALGFREQAMEIWEKMDKNSLGSHTLNLAAEAMYAEGDRGTASSLYMRSLKKDPRQIPVRYRLEALSESFVPDRQLLESRKINIYLYSWNKADFLEKTLRSLAGTNIGNARITVLLNGCTDDSLERVTGIRDTLFPDRLEIISLPVNVGAPAARNWLVALPGTREADYTAFLDDDVDVEENWLASLMTVLEAHPKAGVAGCKIVNPGTPRRYQYLYRTPSVVRDDLIRISLDTPPMKHDTGLYDFIRPTANVMGCCHVFRRQALLDCPTFDLRFSPSQMDDVAHDFDLALKGYEILYCGHVTCVHHQNTGKNFIQAQSMNQLGNILGNDVKFFHKFWNEREKLRQLMNK
- a CDS encoding glycoside hydrolase family 3 protein, which encodes MIKRLLVCIMLFLAAGLIPAASAFAKVTAKASLHDMVGQMLLVGFRGMEVTPESPVMRDIMQYNVGGVILFDYDVALKSKERNIRDRAQVKALTTSLQQAARMPLFIAIDQEGGRVARLKAAHGFPATPSAAVLGNGTVEATRKAGETVGRMLAEVGVNWDYAPVLDVNVNPDCPVIGKLGRSFSADPKVVAEHGAAFAEGLNAHGVIACLKHFPGHGSSAADSHLGVTDITSTWSFKELKPFKTVLEQGARNGLRTAVMTGHLFNARLDAEYPATLSRSIIGGILREQMRYDGVIITDDMQMKAIADAYGLEEAVERAIHAGADMLLFGNNISYDADIVPKVTRIILRLVDTKRISRQRVQRSYERIQSLKAGMQ